One Planctomycetaceae bacterium genomic window, ATTCCCAGGTGCAGCGCCTGCTGGCCAGCCGCGAGGATGTTTTCAGCGAATACTCGCAGGAAGCCTTCGAGAAGCACTTCGGGGAGTTCTTCAGCGTTACCCGGCGCCAGCCTATCGCGGACTCGCAGCGAACGCTCTACGCCATGACCGTAGCGGCTGGTCCGCAGTTACTGAAGTGACCCGATTCCGCAGATGGAGCCCCTAGACTGAAACAGGGGCTGCCCAGAGGGCCAGTTCCACTTTAGAGGGGGAGGAGCCATGAATACCCGATATGTCTGGACGCTTGCGGTTGCGACCGTTCTGGCCTGGGGCGCCTTCGCAGCAGTGCTGGCGCAGTATCCGCCTGTTCCTCCCGGACAGGTGAATCAGACGAACGCGTCGCCCACGCCGGTCCCGCCTCCCGAGGACGCCACGGTAGGGGCGGTCGCTCCGCCGGTGGCAGAAGTTTACCGCTGCGAGGAACTGACGCGCCGGTTGCGGCAGATACTGGATCAGGCCAAGGCCGCCTCGGACGCCCAGGATTCGCGGGCGGCGTCGGGGCACATCGCCCGGGCCATCGAACTGCTGGCTGAACAGGGTCCTAAGCAATGGCAGCGTCGCGAGCAGGCGGACGTGCCGTAGCGGCGAGGCTGTGCCAGATTTCTACATTTTTCCGCGCCTGACGGGGATTTCAGATTGTAGATTTCCGCTGAGGTCGGAGAAGGGCGCGGAAAAGGAAATGCTGGACATCACTCGACTGAAAATTCTGTCCGAGACGTCCGAGATGCTGCGTGCAGCCTGCGTTTCGGTAGTGGCGATGATCGCCGCCTCGGCGGCGATGGCACTGGCGGGCACGCCGGACGGCAAGGCGCTGGCGGCGGCTGCGATGGCGCTGATCGCGGGGGCCTTGGTGGTGCAGGTCTACTGGGCGGTGCGGCAGTCGCGACGCTCGGACGAGCGCCGCCGCCAGGCGGCATCCGACGCCGAGGAACATTACGCCCAGGTGCTGTATCGGATTATGAACTTCGTCGAAGCCCGCGACCAATACTGGAGCGGGCACAGCGAGCGCGTGGCCAAGTTGACCGAGCACCTGGCCCGGCGCATGGGGCTGGATGAGGCGATGTGCCGCAAGCTTCACATGGCCGGGCGGTTGCATGACATCGGCATGATTGCCATGCCCGAGGACCTGATCAAGCGCAACGCCTTGCTGGGCGTGGACGACTACCGCCGCCTCATGCCGCACAGCCAGATCTCGTACGACGTGCTCAAACCGATGACGCTGCTGACCGACGTGCTGGGGGCGGTCAAGCATCATCACGAGCGCATGAACGGCACGGGATATCCTGACGGGCTGGCCGGGGCGGAAATCCCCCTGTCGGCGCGCATCCTGGCGGCGGCCGACGCCTACGATGCGATGACGCACGACCGCCCGCAGCGCCGGGCGATGACGGCAGGGGGGGCCATCGCGGAGCTGCGCCGCTGCTCGCCGGCGGGGTACGACCGGGCGGTGGTCGACGCCCTGGCGGATATCATCAACGTGACAATGCTGGAAAACCGCCCCGCCCCGGTGGCGGTCGAGGACTGATTTGCGTTACAGGTCGGAGTACTTGTCTGGGCGGCAGGGCCGGCGTTGAACCCGACGCCGGCCTTGCTGTTTCCAGCGAAAAAGCCGCGAGACTCGATCATTCGTTGCCGGTGTTGTTTCCGGAAGGGGACTCCTCGGGTCGGCCCTGCTTGCGTCCGGCGAGCGACTCGACGTGTCCGGGGCCTTGCTGGCCTTTCATGGCTTCGTAGATTTCCTCGCGGTGGACGGGGATATGCGCCGGGGCCTCAATGCCCAGGCGCACCTTGTCGCCGCGGATGTCCACGACGGTGATCTTGATGTCATCGCCGATCTTAATGGATTGATCGCGTTGTCGAGACAGCACCAGCATCCGAGGCTCCTTCCACGGATCGCCCGCGCGGCAGCATATCGGCCCACATACGTGGGGTCCGCTCAGCGTTCCTGAAACCTGGCCACGGATTTTATCGGCCAGACGGACCGCCGACGTGAGAACCTTTCCGAGAATCTGAAAAATGCCGGGAAAAGAAGATCCTCGATCCCAGGTCCTCGATCCTAGGGTTCCCGCCCGAGGATCTAGGATCGAGGACCTTAGGATCGTTTCATGCCCGCGATATTTTGATTTTCCATGATGGCATCTTGCGTTACGTTGTGGGCATGAATGCCATTGAAAATCTCAAACCGCCGGTCAAAGTCGTGGAGTGGGTCGGCGACGCCGTCCGCGGGCACTTGCGGATGCTCGACCAGACCCGCCTGCCCAACGAAACCCTCTTCATCGACTGCAAGGACGCCCAGGCCGTCTGGGACGCCATCAAGCGTCTTGCCGTCCGCGGCGCGCCGGCCATCGGGGTGGCCGCCGGGTACGGTATGGTCGTGGCGTCCCAGTGGGTGCCCGACGGCAACGATTTTCAGACGGGTATGGAGGCGGCGGGGGAATATCTCAAGAGCTCGCGCCCAACGGCAGTGAATCTCGAATGGGCGGTACACCGCGTGCTGGCGCGCTGCCAGCGGGTGCTCAGCCAGGACTTCAACGAATATCGCAAGGCGATGCTGGAAGAGGCCCAGGCCATTCACGCCGAGGACGAGGCGATGTGCCTGGCGATCGCCCGCAACGCCGCCCCGCTGGTGCAGCGCTGCAGCGGCGTGATGACGCACTGCAACGCCGGCGCGCTGGCGACGGCCGGAATCGGCACCGCCACCGCCGGCATGTACGCCGCTCACTCGGCCGGTCACGCCTTCACGGTCTACTGCGACGAGACTCGCCCGCTGCTGCAGGGCAGCCGATTGACCGCCTGGGAGCTGGCGGCCGCGGGCATCGATGCGGTGGTCATCACCGACAACATGTCCGCCCAGGTCATGCGCGAGGGGCGGGTGCAGATGGTCGTCGTCGGGGCCGACCGCATCGCCGCCAACGGCGACGCGGCCAATAAGATCGGCACGTACGGTCTGGCGATCGTGGCCAAGCGCCACAACGTGCCCTTCTACGTGGCGGCTCCGTACAGCACGTTCGACCTGAACCTGCCTTCCGGCGAGGGCATCCCGATCGAGCAGCGCGGCAGCGACGAGATCACCGAAGGCTTCGGCCGCCGCACCGCTCCGCAGAACATCCGCACGTATTCCCCCGCCTTCGACGTCACGCCCGCCGAGTTGATCACCGGCATCATCACCGACCGCGGGATCATCAGTCCGGTGACGACGGAGAATGTCAGAAAAGTTGTGAGTGGTGAGTTGTGAGTGGGGGTGCGGGCAGCGGCGATAGAAAAACGCGGGGTGGCATGGCGACAGGCGTAGCGGGTCGCCGTGGGCAGGCGAAGTCAAGGTGTCGCCGTGGCCAATTTCTTGTACTTCTGCGATCTCCGCATTCTCGGCGGTGGATATCCGGGATAGACAGTCATCTTCCGGCAACGGAAGATTGCGTGATCTGGGCCATCAGGCGGCGGCAGGCGGCTTGGAGGTCTTTCATTGCGCCGGCGGAAGCGTCTTTGGCCAGTTCATCTCTGCGCTGTTGCTCGTAGGCGGCGGGATATTCCTTTTTCAGGAGGCAGTCGCCGGTAGCCGTGCCGAGGATGGCGCCGGTGCGGCAGTCCAGCAGGACGGCCTGGGCGACCGTCTTGTACTCGCTGACGTTGCCCGGCACGGTCCACAGGCCGATGATCGTGCAGTACAGGATCGCCGCGTCGGTGGTGTTGGAAACCTCGCTGTCGGCTTGCAGATACACCAGCAGCAGTTCGCAGCCCATTGCCGCGGCAGACTGTCGCAGCGAGTGCAGCGTGGGCCTCTCGCTGTGGTGGACCAGCGGCGTGATCGGGCGGATGCCGTGGATGATCTTGCGGTCGGGGCAGATGGCTTCCCATGCGTTGAGTTCCGCCGCGTCGATCGGCGTCAGGTAAGGCTGAAAACCCGAGCAGTGGCTCTTCAGCGGCGCCAGGGCGATCGAGGCCGGCAGCTTGGCCGATATCTTCGCGTCCAGCCTGCGGGCGATGTCGGCGTCGGTCAGCGACTCCTCGATCTGGCTGACATGGCGCGGTTCGCTGACCACACCGGCGCGGACCATGTCGGCCACCGGAGGTTCCATGGCGTTGTGCGAGGCGCATCCGGTCATGACGGCGGAGAGCAATCCCCAGAGGCACAATGCAGTTTTCATTCGAGAGTCCTTTCGGCCGCTTGAGGGTGCGGCATTGCATGTCTGTATTCGCCCGGGGTGTGCGGTGCGCAGGAATTCCCAAAGGTTTCGCCACGCATTTCGCGATTGCCACTGCCGGTGCGGGCGTCTATGCTAATGCTTTCGAAGCTGTTATGAACGATGACCGAGACGCCAGCATGTCGGAACTTAGTCACGAGAATCGCGATCTGATCGACCGCTGTCGCCAGGGCGACCAGCAGGCGTTCAACGCGTTGTACGCACGGCACGCGCCGCGCGTGGCGGCGTTTCTGCTGCGCAGCGGGTTCGTCCAGGCCGACGCTGAGGACCTGACGCAGGAGACGTTCCTGCGGGCGTACCGCGGGCTGGATACATACGACGCCGACCGCGGGGGCTTTGGCGGCTGGTTGGCTGCCATCGCCCGCAATGTCGCGCGGCGGCACTGGGCGCGGCGCGTGACGCCCGAGCATTTCGATCCGGACCTGGCGGACGACATTTTCGAGTCCGACGTCGACGCGGCGCCGCAGCAGGCGATGACGGCAGAGCAGTACGAGGCGGTTCGTCTTTGCCGCAGCGCCCTGCCTCGGGAGCTGCAGCGGCTGATCCATCTTCGCTACGTCGAGGGTCGCAGCACGCGCGGCGTTTCGCAGGCGACGGACCTGCCCGAGGCGACCGTTCGCCTGCGCCTCAACGGGGCGTACGGGATGCTGCGGCGGTGCCTGCGCGAGAAGGGGTTCGCGGTCTGAATTATGCGCTCGATCACGGCGGCGGGATATAGACGATAGAGGACGATATGAGCGAAGCCCAGCAACAACCTCAAGACGCTCTGGAACGACTGCTGCGCAAGAGCGGCGCTGAACAAGCCGTTCTGCAGGCCCGCGCGGGGCAGGCGCCCGCTTTGAACCAGGAGATCGCTGATATGACGCACGCCCAGGAACCGCCCGCCGCCGGGGCGGTCACGCCGCCGCCGCCGCCGGAGACGGAAGAACCCATCCCCGCCGACCTGCCCCGAAAGTTCGGCGCCAACATCTGGCTCAGCCGCCTGATCCCGCTGTCGGTGGCCGCGGCGCTGCTGGCCGTGGTGGGCATCTTCCTGTACAACTCCTCCAGCGCCGGGACCGGCAAAGAGAAAACCATCGCGAGCCTCCGGCAGGAGCTCTCGGGCGCCGAGGCTGCCGCCGCCGAGGCCAAGACCAGGGCCATCGACCTGGAGAACCGGATCGCGCGGCTGGAAAGCGCCAAGGCGCAGGCCCAGCAGGACCTCATCAAGCTCAGGACGGAACTGCAGAACGCCAACCTGCTGACGGCGTCGGTCGAGAGCCGCGCCGCCCACGCCGCAGAGCAGGCGGCCCGGTTGCAGAAAGAACTCGATCAGTCGCAGAAGATCAACGTTCAGCGCCAGGCGCAGGCCGAAGATCTCAGTGCCAACATGGCCAAGCTTGTGCGCGAGGTCGACGCCAAGAAGGACAAGAACGAACAGATCCGCGCCGAACTCGAACGCACGCTGGCACAATATCGCCAGGGCATCGCCCAGCAGAACACTGCCGTCGCCCAGTACCAGGCGCTGCGCCTGCAGTACGCGGCACTCTTTGAAAGTGCCCAGCAGGCCTACCTGGGCGCCAAGGCCGGGCAGGACGACAACCTCGACGCCAGGCAGGCGGCTTTGAAGCGGTCTAACCTGCTCAAGCGCCTCGCCCCGCTGCGACAGCAGCCGATGACCGAGGCCAGCCGCAAGGCGCTGGAGACCAGCGAAGTGCTGCTGACGCGTCTGGGGATGGTCAATCCCGCGGCGCCGGGCGAGGTGCATGGGTTCATGTCGCTGCTCAAACGCAGCGGCGTGAGCGAACAGATCGATGCCGTGCTGGCAGGCGCCGTCGAGAGCGAAGCCCTTCGCGGCTGGCTGTTCGAAGCGAAGATGATCCTGGGCTGACGAGGACCCACCATGCCAATGAAACTACAGCCTTGTGTGATCGTTGTTGCCGCCGCCATGATGGGCTGTGCGTCGATGGAAATGCCAAAATTTCCCGTGATGCAGATGCCCTGGCAGAAGAAGGCCCCGTCAACCCAACCCGCCGCGCCTCCCGTCACCAGCATCAAGCCCACCGAGGCGATGGCGACCTTCCACGAAGGGCTCTCGCTTCTGGCGGAACTGCAGTATGCCCAGGCCGCCTTGAAATTCCAGGCGGTCGTCAACCCGCTCGATGAAGCCGGTGATCGCAAGCACGCCAGCGAAGCGTTCTTCTGGTTGGCGTTCTGCTGCGAGAAGCAGGGCATGATCGACAAAG contains:
- the csrA gene encoding carbon storage regulator CsrA codes for the protein MLVLSRQRDQSIKIGDDIKITVVDIRGDKVRLGIEAPAHIPVHREEIYEAMKGQQGPGHVESLAGRKQGRPEESPSGNNTGNE
- a CDS encoding tetratricopeptide repeat protein; amino-acid sequence: MPMKLQPCVIVVAAAMMGCASMEMPKFPVMQMPWQKKAPSTQPAAPPVTSIKPTEAMATFHEGLSLLAELQYAQAALKFQAVVNPLDEAGDRKHASEAFFWLAFCCEKQGMIDKAKPLYQQLIKVYGDTPAADLARQHLADLGGSAASPPAPVPPVQTPVDLETKAPPPPRSF
- a CDS encoding HD domain-containing phosphohydrolase; this encodes MLDITRLKILSETSEMLRAACVSVVAMIAASAAMALAGTPDGKALAAAAMALIAGALVVQVYWAVRQSRRSDERRRQAASDAEEHYAQVLYRIMNFVEARDQYWSGHSERVAKLTEHLARRMGLDEAMCRKLHMAGRLHDIGMIAMPEDLIKRNALLGVDDYRRLMPHSQISYDVLKPMTLLTDVLGAVKHHHERMNGTGYPDGLAGAEIPLSARILAAADAYDAMTHDRPQRRAMTAGGAIAELRRCSPAGYDRAVVDALADIINVTMLENRPAPVAVED
- the mtnA gene encoding S-methyl-5-thioribose-1-phosphate isomerase; its protein translation is MNAIENLKPPVKVVEWVGDAVRGHLRMLDQTRLPNETLFIDCKDAQAVWDAIKRLAVRGAPAIGVAAGYGMVVASQWVPDGNDFQTGMEAAGEYLKSSRPTAVNLEWAVHRVLARCQRVLSQDFNEYRKAMLEEAQAIHAEDEAMCLAIARNAAPLVQRCSGVMTHCNAGALATAGIGTATAGMYAAHSAGHAFTVYCDETRPLLQGSRLTAWELAAAGIDAVVITDNMSAQVMREGRVQMVVVGADRIAANGDAANKIGTYGLAIVAKRHNVPFYVAAPYSTFDLNLPSGEGIPIEQRGSDEITEGFGRRTAPQNIRTYSPAFDVTPAELITGIITDRGIISPVTTENVRKVVSGEL
- a CDS encoding sigma-70 family RNA polymerase sigma factor: MNDDRDASMSELSHENRDLIDRCRQGDQQAFNALYARHAPRVAAFLLRSGFVQADAEDLTQETFLRAYRGLDTYDADRGGFGGWLAAIARNVARRHWARRVTPEHFDPDLADDIFESDVDAAPQQAMTAEQYEAVRLCRSALPRELQRLIHLRYVEGRSTRGVSQATDLPEATVRLRLNGAYGMLRRCLREKGFAV